Proteins encoded by one window of Leishmania infantum JPCM5 genome chromosome 32:
- a CDS encoding putative serine/threonine protein kinase produces the protein MIRNATIPAYIQSSPNHSNHNNMSLSLSLQKQKDANADGEDYADGRRILMHNPLKGHLFSSTSDSSLHSSIGQPEMIAAASSSVQKGSSGAGNRLDTALGFCGEETAQGLVAEQVEGPCDEKHVNLIEVRAIDSDDDPSSLEEQEHQVCCTIPSLPAVAFIMCFGAIIVGLLGFLPFYFVGVQSNAHTTEYLLSEAMKGVASITQNSLAMLPAFVHIVTFNYIKRHNTTLEETNLPQDPDQLLVSLLTVLTRFNEAISYLRFVYEGGLYTNAGYTDPKPTDANQTRKIYGGYSRTHNTVPMLEMYNESVTAVEPPNVLGYFDFHREVTLPEGAMNQIVKTWVADPQNNTRWLLASDNTTPTYFNFVMPFTVNGSLGYFAAGSSSDTIIEETTTLVSFLRKNGRIFLVDATRNIVVGNSWNQSVQSRTEDSAIGATIYTPTRIYEITEPIILAAMQVVNESGSLTEVLKDKDTALITFRYKGNNAFLNLTKVKDSYGLDLVLGVVVVRADFEKAFSTARTAAFTVTVLVVVIAAVVAVVIAWFVVREMKRLIPQLIRASNLEVSRGDGKDHRVQGWLAYITEIRGIHEAFVRVERSLREMRTFVPAAVMTLAPSDGSHSDADLADGKTRRVRTRFNANIVKDNTNEFSRVDVAMVLVDVHRAMDTTEACFIMDIISQRAEEYTGYIESVSSSSFFVNFGTQSQNPLVVSKICRFALEVYQSVPDFMRNRVVCFAVRMPFLVGTCGARHSKARVVFDTQRMLDISKVLWDIGCHVASTTDTLSHFATSSAQIPWYRIDCVRFPDEVSQVTLCELRDPRSSLQDNEDMPKKMGDGLSKMCKGEYKQALMIFDSAHSENVQLKRLRKICIDRIASGDTSKYIHLIQDVYALDATPSNHEDMAVGGGAAMYDYDAGSPAGVATSSGEVCDPSNEPPLLACSSFENGAGMPAPVLSQPAAHASPPVAPHTTPICHSKTSPTPSVTTGGEAAEPSHLTERAVTAAMGPREFPPCGASQVVGASGAGPGLPPFHPRTPGATTTAASVPGSSPPWGARDDNASEAPSFLTNAFVFDSSMASADAVGATVQAADEPQVLRDVNQHEWQVSLYPIGSGAFSFIYLGMSDDGVQVAIKRIPRLHRGIKEEEMVSEVCTCAKLRHPNIVPYISCCVTQSYLAIIMEYMPGGSLHDIIDNFGKLPRTVVRRFMLDIVNGLAYLHESTTHGDVKPHNILLGVDGVCKLSDFGSASDRLTEACCVNEDRLMRGTAVYISPEGARNLPLTSASDIYSLGISFLEMVLGRLPWKWADPESTDELPLRHDHEFVQCLTANAIVVDIPDDLDNDMRELALASCAENPEKRPTAQELLSFAFLI, from the coding sequence ATGATACGGAACGCCACGATCCCGGCGTACATCCAGTCCAGCCCGAATCACAGCAACCACAACAATATGAGCTTGTCGCTGAGCCTGCAGAAGCAGAAGGACGCGAACGCCGACGGTGAGGACTACGCCGACGGCCGACGCATCTTGATGCACAACCCGCTCAAGGGCCATCTCTTCAGCAGCACCTCGGACTCCTCGCTTCACAGCTCCATCGGCCAGCCGGAGATgatcgcggcggcgtccagCAGCGTGCAGAaggggagcagcggcgccggcaaccGTCTCGACACAGCGCTCGGCTTTTGCGGTGAGGAGACGGCGCAGGGGCTGGTTGCTGAGCAAGTCGAGGGCCCGTGTGATGAGAAGCACGTGAACCTGATTGAGGTGCGCGCCATCGACTCGGACGACGATCCATCCTCGCTTGAGGAGCAGGAGCACCAAGTTTGCTGCACCATTCCCAGTCTTCCCGCCGTTGCTTTTATCATGTGCTTTGGCGCCATCATTGTGGGGCTGTTGGGTTTCCTTCCGTTCTACTTCGTCGGCGTCCAGtccaacgcacacacgacagAGTATCTGCTGAGTGAGGCCATGAAGGGCGTAGCCTCCATCACGCAGAACAGCCTGGCGATGCTTCCCGCGTTTGTGCACATTGTGACGTTCAACTACATCAAGCGTCATAACACGACACTGGAGGAGACGAACTTGCCCCAAGACCCGGATCAGCTGCTGGTATCGCTCCTCACGGTTCTCACTCGCTTCAACGAGGCCATTTCGTATCTGCGGTTCGTCTACGAAGGCGGTCTCTACACGAATGCCGGTTACACAGACCCGAAGCCAACCGATGCAAACCAGACCCGAAAGATCTACGGCGGTTACAGCCGCACGCACAACACGGTCCCCATGCTCGAAATGTACAATGAGAGCGTCACCGCGGTTGAACCGCCCAACGTATTGGGTTACTTCGACTTCCACCGCGAAGTCACGCTCCCTGAAGGCGCCATGAACCAGATTGTGAAAACGTGGGTGGCGGACCCGCAGAACAACACCCGCTGGCTACTGGCCTCTGATAACACCACTCCGACGTACTTCAACTTCGTGATGCCCTTTACCGTAAACGGCTCCCTTGGCTACTTCGCGGCCGGCTCCTCGTCGGACACGATCATCGAAGAAACAACCACCCTCGTAAGCTTTCTGCGCAAGAACGGCCGCATCTTTCTCGTGGATGCCACACGCAACATTGTTGTCGGTAACAGCTGGAACCAATCAGTGCAGAGTAGAACGGAGGACAGCGCGATCGGCGCAACCATCTACACCCCGACTCGCATCTACGAAATCACCGAGCCCATCATTCTTGCTGCCATGCAGGTGGTCAACGAGAGCGGTAGCTTGACGGAGGTGTTGAAGGACAAGGACACGGCCCTCATCACCTTTCGGTACAAGGGCAACAACGCGTTTCTGAACCTCACAAAGGTGAAGGACTCGTACGGGCTGGACCTCGTTCTTGGCGTCGTGGTCGTGCGGGCTGACTTCGAGAAGGCTTTctccaccgcgcgcacggcggcctTCACGGTGACGGTTCTGGTGGTTGTgatcgccgctgtcgtcgcggTGGTCATCGCGTGGTTTGTCGTGCGGGAGATGAAGCGGCTCATCCCGCAGCTCATCCGCGCGTCGAACCTTGAGGTGtcccgcggcgacggcaaggATCACCGCGTGCAGGGCTGGCTGGCGTACATTACGGAGATTCGCGGCATTCACGAGGCCTTCGTGCGCGTCGAGCGGAGTCTGCGAGAGATGCGCACGTTTGTGCCGGCGGCCGTCATGACTCTGGCGCCGTCCGACGGCTCTCACAGCGACGCGGATCTTGCTGACGGCAAGACGCGCCGTGTGCGTACCCGCTTTAACGCTAACATTGTCAAGGACAACACGAACGAGTTCTCACGAGTGGATgtggcgatggtgctggTGGATGTGCACCGCGCCATGGACACGACTGAGGCGTGCTTTATTATGGATATCATCTCGCAACGCGCCGAAGAGTACACTGGCTACATCGAGTCCGTCAGTTCCAGCAGCTTCTTCGTCAATTTCGGCACTCAGTCACAGAACCCGCTCGTGGTGTCGAAGATTTGCCGCTTTGCGCTCGAGGTGTACCAATCCGTGCCGGACTTCATGCGCAACCGCGTCGTCTGCTTCGCTGTCCGCATGCCGTTTCTTGTCGGCACGTGCGGTGCACGGCACAGCAAGGCCCGCGTGGTCTTTGACACGCAGCGGATGCTGGACATTTCAAAGGTGCTGTGGGACATCGGCTGCCACGTCGCCTCCACGACAGACACACTCTCGCACTTCGCCACGAGCAGCGCGCAGATCCCGTGGTACCGGATCGACTGCGTGCGCTTTCCGGACGAGGTTTCGCAGGTGACACTGTGCGAGCTGCGTGACCCGCGCTCGTCGCTGCAGGATAATGAAGACATGCCAAAGAAGATGGGCGACGGCCTCTCGAAAATGTGCAAGGGCGAGTACAAGCAGGCGCTTATGATCTTCGACTCCGCGCACAGCGAGAACGTGCAGCTCAAGCGGCTGCGCAAGATCTGCATTGACCGCATCGCCTCTGGCGACACAAGCAAGTACATCCATCTCATCCAGGACGTCTACGCGCTGGACGCCACCCCCAGTAACCACGAGGACATggcggtgggcggcggcgctgcgatgTACGACTACGACGCCGGCAGCCCTGCCGGCGTGgcgacgagcagcggcgaggtgTGCGATCCATCGAACGAGCCACCATTGCTTGCATGCAGCTCCTTCGAGAATGGTGCGGGGATGCCGGCACCAGTGCTATCGCAGCCCGCAGCTCACGCCTCGCCTCCTGTTGCGCCCCACACCACGCCAATCTGCCACTCGAAgacgtcgccgacgccgtccgTGACGAccggcggtgaggcggcggagccCTCGCACCTCACCGAGCGGGCTGTGACGGCCGCCATGGGCCCCCGCGAGTTCCCTCCATGCGGAGCATCGCAGGTGGTTGGAGCCAGCGGCGCGGGTCCtggcctccctcccttccatCCACGAACCCCTGGCGctacgacgacggcggccagcgTGCCTGGAAGCTCCCCGCCCTGGGGCGCGCGCGACGACAACGCGAGCGAGGCGCCGTCGTTTCTCACGAACGCCTTCGTCTTCGACTCCTCCATGGCCTCCGCGGACGCTGTTGGTGCGACCGTGCAGGCCGCCGACGAgccgcaggtgctgcgggACGTGAACCAGCATGAGTGGCAGGTCTCCCTCTACCcgatcggcagcggcgccttcaGCTTCATCTACCTGGGCATGTCAGACGATGGCGTGCAAGTGGCGATCAAGCGCATTCCccggctgcaccgcggcatcaaggaggaagagatggTGTCCGAGGTATGCACGTGCGCCAAACTGCGACATCCCAACATTGTTCCCTACATCTCCTGCTGCGTAACCCAGTCGTACCTGGCAATCATCATGGAATACATGCCAGGGGGCTCGCTGCATGACATCATCGACAACTTTGGCAAGCTGCCTCGCACCGTGGTGCGCCGGTTCATGCTCGACATCGTGAACGGCCTCGCGTACCTGCATGAGTCCACCACGCACGGTGACGTGAAGCCGCACAACATTCTGCTTGGCGTGGACGGCGTCTGCAAGCTCTCCGACTTCGGCTCCGCCTCGGACAGGCTCACGGAGGCGTGCTGCGTCAACGAGGACCGCCTGATGCGCGGCACGGCCGTGTACATCTCACCCGAGGGCGCGCGCAACCTTCCACTGACCTCCGCCTCTGACATCTACTCGCTCGGTATCTCGTTCTTGGAGATGGTGCTTGGCCGCCTGCCGTGGAAGTGGGCCGATCCCGAGAGTACAGACGAGCTCCCGCTGCGTCACGACCACGAGTTTGTGCAGTGCCTCACCGCCAATGCCATTGTCGTCGACATTCCCGACGACCTGGACAACGACATGCGCGAGTTGGCGCTGGCGAGCTGCGCTGAGAACCCGGAAAAACGACCGACAGCCCAAGAACTGCTCTCCTTCGCCTTTTTGATTTGA